The genomic region CCGCGGCGAACACCCCGGGGACGCTGGTCTTCGACCCGTCGCGAACGAGGATGTAGCCGTTGGGATCGAGGTCGAGCTGCCCCTCGAAAGGGGCCGTGTTCGGGTTGTGCCCGATCGCGACGAAGACGCCGTCCATGGGGAGGATCGATTCCTCGCCCGTCTTGACGTTCCGGGTGCGGATGGCGGTTACGTCGTTCTTGTCCATGTCGAGGATCTCGGTGATGACCGTGTTCCAGAGGAAAGAGATCTTTTCGTTCTTGAGCGCATGGTCGATCATGATCTTCGAGGCGCGAAGCTGTTCGCGGCGGTGGATGATGGTGACCCTGGCGGCGAAGCGGGTCAGGAAGATCGCTTCCTCGACCGCGGTGTCGCCGCCGCCGACGACCGCAACCTGCCTGCCCCGATAAAAGGCGCCGTCGCAGGTCGCGCAGGTCGAGACGCCGCGCCCCATGAGAAGGCGCTCCGATTCGAGTCCCAGGAGACGCGCCGAGGCGCCTGTGGCTACGATCAGCGTTTTCGCCTCGTAGCGGTTGTCGTCGGTGACGATTGCGAAAGGCCGCTGCGACAGATCGACCGAGACCACCCGCTCGGCCCGGTAATCGGCGCCGAAGCGCTGCGCCTGCTGCTTGATCCGCTCGACGAGGTCGGGGCCCATGATCCCATCAGGGAATCCGGGAAAATTCTCGACTTCCGTCGTGATGGTTAACTGGCCGCCGGGTTCCAGCCCCTCGAGGACGATCGGGGACAGGCCGGCCCGGGCGGAGTAGACGGCGGCAGTCGATCCGGCGCATCCGGATCCGAGAATGATGACTTTATGGGGCATATACGGGGAATCCTCCCGAATAGTAGTAGGATTAACCAGCGACAATCATATCCGAGGAGGCGCCCCCATGGTGCAGAAACCATCCCGCCCCGCCGACTCCGATCAGGTTCCCTTCCCTGCCGTATCGGTGGCGCTCCTCCGCTGGTTTTCCAAAAACGCCCGAAGGATGGATTGGCGCGAAACCTCCGACCCGTATCGGATCTGGCTCTCCGAGATCATGCTGCAGCAGACGCAGGTCTCGACCGTCCTGCCCTATTATCGCCGGTTCCTCGAATCATTTCCCGATGTGGGTTCGCTCGCCGAT from Candidatus Deferrimicrobiaceae bacterium harbors:
- the trxB gene encoding thioredoxin-disulfide reductase; translated protein: MPHKVIILGSGCAGSTAAVYSARAGLSPIVLEGLEPGGQLTITTEVENFPGFPDGIMGPDLVERIKQQAQRFGADYRAERVVSVDLSQRPFAIVTDDNRYEAKTLIVATGASARLLGLESERLLMGRGVSTCATCDGAFYRGRQVAVVGGGDTAVEEAIFLTRFAARVTIIHRREQLRASKIMIDHALKNEKISFLWNTVITEILDMDKNDVTAIRTRNVKTGEESILPMDGVFVAIGHNPNTAPFEGQLDLDPNGYILVRDGSKTSVPGVFAAGDVHDPVYKQAITAAGAGCRAAIDTERFLESLGE